From the uncultured Methanomethylovorans sp. genome, the window TTTTGCGCCAGCTCCGTAACCAGTAGATACAGGCACACCAATGACCGGCACATCCACAAGTCCTGACACTACAGTAGGTAGTGTACCTTCCCTGCCAGCAGCTACCACTATCGAATCCGGCTTATGCTCCTGAAGCTTGAGCATCTCTCCTACAAGCCTGTGAAAACCAGCTACACCCACATCATAGATGGAAATGGTCTCACACCCCATTTCCGAAGCTACTATGCGTGCTTCTTCGGCAACTGCAATATCAGCAGTCCCGGCAGAGATAATCGCTACCACACCTCCTGTTTTTGGTGCAGGTGTGCCATTATGCACCACCACTGTCCTCTTGTACTTTCCCCATTCCACCTCTTCAGGGCTAAAGGCATCTTCAAGTAGCTTTACATTAATTTCATTAAGACGTGTAATGAGCACCCTGCCACATGCAGTTACATGTGCTTGTGCTATCTTAACCACATCTTCGGGTTCCTTGCCTTCTGCAAGGATGGCTTCCATTATTCCAGTACGATTAGTTCTACAGGTATCGATCTTGGCAATATCGGAAACAGGCACATAACCCATGCCACGTATGAAAGATTCAGCAGCATCAATGTCTGTTTCATTATTTTTTATCTTAAGTAGGATATCTCTGAGGTCCATATTCACGTCCGAATATTGGAGTAAAAGTTTAAGATGCTTTCCCAATAACTAGCTTCAAATACAGTAGTGTAAAAGCCAATTCATTGTCCTGAAACTTACTTTAGCTTTAAAGATATCAAAGAAATAAGCTCCATCATAATGATTCTGATTTGTACTCCTCTCCCTAAAAACCGGATAGTTATTTATATCATTATGTTTGTTCAAACATAACGCAAATAGCAGTAAAAGTCTGACAGGTATTGCAATGAATGGAAAAAGAATGCGATGGTTCAGATTATTCTGTTGTTCTGGATTATGATATTCTGTGTATATGTGGAGCAGGCAGATCAACTGGCTGCACATTACACAGAAAATGCTTAGAATCATCCTAATGGAAGCTGTTAATGATTCTATTAAGCCTCATGACTTGGGACAGTTGAGAATCATTCGTTTCTGATGCGAGACTCGATTTTTGCAGTCTACAGAATATCGTCTCAAAGCCATTCGATGCAAACTGCTCTGAAGGTGGAACCGATATGAATCGAAAAATAAACATTGTTTTCATAGCCATTATGTTAGTGGCTGCGGTCTTTTTAAGTGGCTGCGTGGACAGTAATTCGGTAAATGCAAGTAGCCAGAGTTCTGACGGGATAACAGAAAAAGTCAATCCTGCTACAGAAAATGATAATA encodes:
- the larB gene encoding nickel pincer cofactor biosynthesis protein LarB, coding for MDLRDILLKIKNNETDIDAAESFIRGMGYVPVSDIAKIDTCRTNRTGIMEAILAEGKEPEDVVKIAQAHVTACGRVLITRLNEINVKLLEDAFSPEEVEWGKYKRTVVVHNGTPAPKTGGVVAIISAGTADIAVAEEARIVASEMGCETISIYDVGVAGFHRLVGEMLKLQEHKPDSIVVAAGREGTLPTVVSGLVDVPVIGVPVSTGYGAGAKGEAALLSMLQSCSVLSVVNIDAGFVAGAFAARIANNTAKARSGKN